One Prionailurus bengalensis isolate Pbe53 chromosome D3, Fcat_Pben_1.1_paternal_pri, whole genome shotgun sequence genomic region harbors:
- the CD3H22orf15 gene encoding uncharacterized protein C22orf15 homolog isoform X3 — MFITVMFGAGCWELVNTWCSLVTLTAHLRQRGQVSPDATIALLAEDGHLVSLDEGASQAPSMGSPLLQERGTYVLVQIISKWATEGEDGAPTRYESLLENLDDQCPELAGPNR, encoded by the exons ATGTTTATCACAGTGATGTTTGGAG CTGGCTGCTGGGAGCTGGTGAACACTTGGTGCAGCCTGGTGACACTCACTGCCCACTTGAGGCAGAGGGGGCAGGTGTCCCCAGATG cgaCCATTGCCCTCCTGGCTGAGGATGGGCACCTGGTGAGCCTGGATGAGGGGGCTTCCCAGGCCCCTTCCATGGGCAGCCCCCTGCTGCAGGAGCGTGGGACCTATGTCCTTGTGCAGATCATCAGTAAGTGGG CCACAGAGGGGGAGGATGGGGCGCCCACCCGCTACGAGTCCCTACTGGAGAACCTGGATGACCAGTGTCCAGAGCTCGCAG GCCCAAACAGATAG
- the CD3H22orf15 gene encoding uncharacterized protein C22orf15 homolog isoform X2 translates to MFITVMFGAGCWELVNTWCSLVTLTAHLRQRGQVSPDATIALLAEDGHLVSLDEGASQAPSMGSPLLQERGTYVLVQIIKGEDGAPTRYESLLENLDDQCPELAEELRCLSGLQPTSDGRRRRMSTRRDHQEQGPLSKPRRKGSLPSRTR, encoded by the exons ATGTTTATCACAGTGATGTTTGGAG CTGGCTGCTGGGAGCTGGTGAACACTTGGTGCAGCCTGGTGACACTCACTGCCCACTTGAGGCAGAGGGGGCAGGTGTCCCCAGATG cgaCCATTGCCCTCCTGGCTGAGGATGGGCACCTGGTGAGCCTGGATGAGGGGGCTTCCCAGGCCCCTTCCATGGGCAGCCCCCTGCTGCAGGAGCGTGGGACCTATGTCCTTGTGCAGATCATCA AGGGGGAGGATGGGGCGCCCACCCGCTACGAGTCCCTACTGGAGAACCTGGATGACCAGTGTCCAGAGCTCGCAG AGGAGCTTCGCTGCCTGTCAGGCCTACAACCCACAAGTGATGGCCGGAGGAGGCGCATGAGCACTCGGCGTGACCACCAGGAGCAAGGTCCCCTTTCAAAGCCACGAAGGAAGGGCTCCCTGCCATCCAGGACCCGTTAG
- the CD3H22orf15 gene encoding uncharacterized protein C22orf15 homolog isoform X1 encodes MFITVMFGAGCWELVNTWCSLVTLTAHLRQRGQVSPDATIALLAEDGHLVSLDEGASQAPSMGSPLLQERGTYVLVQIISKWATEGEDGAPTRYESLLENLDDQCPELAGESHATAPGGGCAFSPAPIGRASWAFQRSFAACQAYNPQVMAGGGA; translated from the exons ATGTTTATCACAGTGATGTTTGGAG CTGGCTGCTGGGAGCTGGTGAACACTTGGTGCAGCCTGGTGACACTCACTGCCCACTTGAGGCAGAGGGGGCAGGTGTCCCCAGATG cgaCCATTGCCCTCCTGGCTGAGGATGGGCACCTGGTGAGCCTGGATGAGGGGGCTTCCCAGGCCCCTTCCATGGGCAGCCCCCTGCTGCAGGAGCGTGGGACCTATGTCCTTGTGCAGATCATCAGTAAGTGGG CCACAGAGGGGGAGGATGGGGCGCCCACCCGCTACGAGTCCCTACTGGAGAACCTGGATGACCAGTGTCCAGAGCTCGCAGGTGAGTCTCACGCTACAGCCCCAGGGGGAGGGTGCGCCTTCTCCCCAGCTCCCATAGGTAGGGCTTCTTGGGCCTTCCAGAGGAGCTTCGCTGCCTGTCAGGCCTACAACCCACAAGTGATGGCCGGAGGAGGCGCATGA
- the CHCHD10 gene encoding coiled-coil-helix-coiled-coil-helix domain-containing protein 10, mitochondrial, giving the protein MPRGSRSAAARPASRTAAPSVHPPAHPPPSAAAPAPTPSGQPGLMAQMASTAAGVAVGSAVGHVVGSALTGAFSGGSSEPAQPATQQAPIRTGPQPLQMGPCAYEIKQFLDCSTTQSDLSLCEGFSEALKQCKYNHGLSSLP; this is encoded by the exons ATGCCCCGGGGAAGCCGCAGCGCGGCCGCCCGGCCAGCCAG CCGCACCGCCGCGCCCTCAGTTCACCCGCCAGCGCACCCGCCGCCGTCTGCTGCTGCACCGGCCCCTACCCCGTCAGGCCAGCCCGGCCTGATGGCGCAGATGGCGTCCACTGCCGCTGGCGTGGCTGTGGGCTCGGCTGTGGGACACGTCGTGGGTAGCGCCCTGACCGGAGCCTTCAGCGgagggagctcagagcctgcccaGCCTGCCACTCAGCAG GCCCCCATCCGcactggcccccagcccctgcagaTGGGGCCCTGCGCCTATGAGATCAAGCAGTTCCTGGACTGCTCCACCACTCAGAGTGACCTGTCCCTGTGTGAGGGCTTCAGTGAGGCCCTGAAGCAGTGCAAGTACAACCACG GTCTGAGCTCGCTGCCCTGA